The following nucleotide sequence is from Chloracidobacterium validum.
GCTGGTCCAGCTCGCTGCGGAGTCCGGCCACCGCTTCGGGCGTCACGAAAGCGTCTTTTTCCGCGAAGAGACCGAGAACCGGGGCGGACAGGTTGGCAAAGTTGGGCTTGACGTTGGGGTGGATACCATAGAAGTCCACGCAGGCGCCGATTTCCGGGTTTTCACAAGCGGCGTAGAGCGCCAACTGCCCGCCCATGCAAAAACCGATGACACCGACCTTGGGGTGTCCCGCCGTGGCCGGGTGCGCCAGCAGGGCATGAACGACGGCGCGCAGCTTGGTTGCGGTTTCACCGATGTTGAGTGCCATCATGAGTTTTCCGGCTTCATCGGGCGAGGTCGTTGCCTGGCCATCGTAGAGGTCTGGGGCAAACGCGACATAGCCGGCCTCCGCGAAGCGGTCGGCCACGGCTTCGATGTGGGGGACAAGTCCCCACCACTCTTGCAGCACGATGACGCCTGGGCCGCCAGTCGCCGGAACGCTGAGGTAGCCCGCTACCGTAAGGTTGTTCGCCGTGAGTTCAGTCCGTTGTCCAGCCATGGGATGCGCCTCCGTAGGAGAATGCGCCAGGTGGTTGGGCGTCCGGTGAGTGGACGCCCAACCACCTGGCGTTAGTCGGTGATCTGGGCCTTTTGAAGTCGGCCGCTAAAGTCAACGTAGAGCGTTTTCCATTCCGAGAAAATATCGAGGGCCTGGAGTCCGCCTTCGCGGTGGCCGTTTCCGGTGCCCTTGACGCCGCCAAACGGGAGGTGAACTTCAGCGCCAATGGTTGGGGCGTTGACGTAGCAAATCCCGGTTTCGAGGTCGCGCATGGCCTGAAAGGCCCGGTTGACATCGCCGGTGTAAATCGAGGCTGATAGCCCATAGCCGACCCCATTGGCGATGGCGATGGCATCTTCAAAGCCCTGGCAGGGGATGACGGCCGTGACCGGCCCGAAGATTTCTTCCTGGGCAATGGTGGCGTTGGGGGCGACATCACCAAAGACCGTCGGCGCGATGAAGTAGCCGTGCGCCAAGTCGCCATCGGTTATGCGCTCACCACCACAGAGCAGTTTGGCCTTGTCTTGGGTGCGTCCGATGGCAATGTAGTTGAGTACCCGTTCGAGCTGGTCCTGGTTGACCACGGGTCCGACATCGGTGGCCGGATCGAGACCGTTCCCCAGCCGGAGTCCCTTGGTGCGTTCGACGAGCATCTGGGTAAACTTTTTGACGACTTTTTTGTGGACGATGAGCCGTGACGCGGCCGTGCAGCGTTGCCCGGCCGTGCCGAACGCGCCCCAGACCGCGCCCTCAACGGCCAGGTCGAGGTTGGCGTCATCCATGACCAGGATGGCATTTTTGCCGCCCATTTCGAGGCTGCACTTTTTGCCTTTGTCCGCAGCCTGGGTCGCAATGATGCGACCTACTTGAGTCGAGCCGGTGAAGGAGACCAGGCGAATGGTGGGGTGCGTGACCAGCGGAGCCCCGGCCGTCTCGCCATAGCCGGTAACCATATTGACCACGCCGGGCGGCAGTCCGGCTTCCTCGAACGCTTTGACGAAACGATAGACTGACAGCGGCGTGTCTTCGGCCGGCTTGATGACGACCGTGTTGCCACAGAGGATCGCCGGGAGAATCTTCCACGATGGGATCGCAATCGGGAAGTTCCAGGGCGTGATGAGGCCGCAGACGCCGATGGCGTCCCGAACCGTCATGGCGAACTTGTCTGTCAGCTCCGAGGTGGTGGTTTGTCCGTGCAGGCGGCGTCCCTCACCGGCGACGAAATACGCCATGTCAATGGCTTCCTGGGTATCGCCGCGCGTTTCCTTGAGAACCTTGCCCATTTCCCGCGTCATGTCCCGTGAGATGGCTTCTTTGTCGCGGATCAGGATTTCACCGACGCGGAAGATATATTCGGCGCGCTTGGGTGGTGGGACGAGTCGCCACCGGGGATAGGCGTCAGCGGCGGCGGCCACCGCTGCGTCAATGTCTTCTGCCGTCGAGTTCGGGAAGTAGCCCACGACCTCACGGGCGTCGGCTGGGTTATGGTTGGCGAAGGTTTCGCCGTTCTGAGCGGCCACCCACGCGCCATTGATATAGTTGGCGTAGGTTGCCGGTGACGTTTTTGATGCTTTCTTGTTCGATGCTTTCTGAGCTGGCATGGAAGGTAGGATTCCTCACTGAAACGTTTTGGTCGAGCATTATGGCACTTTGGCTACTGTGGGTTTACTGATGACGTGGCAGCCTGTGCAAGCAAATTTTTCATCGAGCCACTTTTGGGGATGGGTTGGCTGTAGGCGGTGACTGATGGCCGCCCCCTGGTTGGGGTCATGGCAGCTCAGGCATTGCCCACGTCGCTCGCGCACGGGCAAGTCTGGCTTTTGGCGGGAAACGTCGCAGGCAGCAGCGACCGGCCGCGGACGTTTGCCGGTGCTGGAAAGATAGGCCAGTCCAGCAATGACAAGCGCAACCACCACGGCAAAAAACACGTCGCGTCTCTGGAGACGGAAAGTCATAGGTTGACATCCTCAAGAAAGGAAGCTGGAAAAGCGAACCTGACGCGGAAACGTCAATAGACCATGTTCCATGTCTTTGTCGCGCAATGCGCCCTTCTTTGGCTATGTGAAGTCGAGGACGGCCACACCGTCCCTGTCATTTCGGCTAGAACGCAATCCTTCCCAGGGTCAAGGACCGCCGCCCACCGTTTGCTGTAATCTATCAGGGGCGGGGTTGGAGACGGTAGCTGGTGACGTTGGTCGTCAGGCCAGCCTGGGCCGTAGTTTGGAGGATAGAGCGTGGGCGTTGTCTTGGTAGGTAGGGGGCTAATTGAGCGTGGATACAACTCGGCCTGCCGTAGGCGCTTGCCGTAGATTGTAGCTGTTTGTAGAGCGGACTGACCGGTACCGTGCCCGCAACTGAATTTGCTTCATTTGAGCCAGCGAGTCAGGCGCAGTGGGCGCGTCTGACTCGCTGGGAAAACAAGCATGTCCCTAGTCGCGCCCGCCACGCGGCACAACCAGAAAGAGATTGACGCCGCCGCGGTAGATGCGCAGCAGGACCTCACCCTGGCTTTGCCGAACGGCCGCGTCAAAGGCAGCCGGGCTGGTCACGGGCTGTTGATTGACCTGAAGAATGATGTCGTCGCGTTGGAGTCCAGCTTCGGCGGCCGCGCTGTCGGGCCGCACGGCGCGGACGATGACGCCGCTGCTGAGATTGAGACGGCTGCGGAGGGTTGGCGAGAGGTCGCCAACCGTGACCCCGGCCAGGGCACTCCCGGTTGGTGCGTTGGCGCGTGGGGCATCATCATCTGGCGCTTTGGCAAGCGGTTGGTCTTCGGGCAGTTCGTCGAGTTTGGCGCTGACTTCGCGTGGGGCTTTGTCGCGGAGAAGTTTGAGTTTTACCGTCGTCCCAGGGGGCGTTTGGGCAACGGTGAGGCGCAAGGTGCGCAGGTCACGGACTGGTTGCCCGTTGAATTCGAGGATGACATCACCGGGTTGCAATCCGGCTTGGCGGGCCGGGCTGTCTGGGGCGACATCGGTAATCACCACGCCGCGCTGATTCTGGACCCCAAACTGCTTGGCCAGGGCTTCGTTGAGGTCTTGTAGCGTGACGCCCAGGTAGCCGCGAACGACGCGCCCTTTCGTCACGAGCTGCTCCATGACCAGGCGGGCCATGTTGACCGGAACGGCAAAGCCGATGCCCTGGTTGCCCTGCGCGCCACGGGCAATGATGGCCGTGTTGATGCCGATGAGCTGACCCTGAAGGTTGATGAGCGCGCCGCCGGAGTTGCCCGGATTGATGGCGGCATCGGTTTGAATGAAGTCTTCGTACGTTTCAATGCCGAGGTTGCCGCGTCCCAGGGCGCTCACAATGCCGAAGGTGACAGTTTGGCCAAGATCGAAGGGGTTGCCGATGGCCAGCGCGAAGTCACCGACCTCGACTTGGTTTGAATCTCCGAGTGGAATGGCGGGCAGGTTGTTTTCATCAACTTTGAGGACGGCAACATCCGTTTTGGGGTCGGTCCCGATGAGCTTGGCTTTGAGGACACGCCCATCGGCGAAGGTGGCTTTGATGTCGCTAGCCCCGTCCACGACGTGGTGGTTGGTGAGGATGTAGCCATCGGCGCTCACGACGACACCGGAGCCAAGGCTGTTGGTTGGTTGGCGGCGGGGCGCGGGGCCGAAGATGTCCGGGAAGAAGGGCAGGTCAAAGCCTGGGTCAACCTGGCCGCGAGTCGTCCGGGTGGTGGAGATATTGACGACGGCCGGGAGGGTGGCTTTGACGATGGATGAGAAGCTGGCTGCCGGGAGCGCCTCTCCGGCGCGTGAGGTGATAGGTGGTGGCGAGGGCGGCGTGTCGGGGGGAGATAGCCAGCGGGTCGTCATCGCCCCGCCGATGCCCCCAAGCAGGGTCGTGGTCAGGAGTGCGCCCGCCGCCAGCCAGGGTTTGACTTGGAAGTTGGCTAGGAAAGCGCCTGGGCGCTGGGTTGGTGGCGCTGGTTGGTCGGTAGCAACAATCGTCTGATAATGAACCATAGACCGTAAGCTCTCCTTGACGCTCCTTCAGGTTGTCTGAAGTTGTGTTCCGGTAGAAATCGTTTCGTCGAACGACTGCCACTCAGAAAAGTTCCGCTCAGAACAGTTCCGCGTCGTTTGCGGCTGCCTGGCGGTCAGCCGGAGGTGGCAGGTCGTCCGCGACCGGTGGGGCAAAAACGCGCTTGAAAATGGCATCCACATTGCGTAGCTGGTGGTTGAGGTCAAACAGCCGGTGGAGTTCAGATGGGGTGAGATAGGCCTGAACTTCGGCGTCCTGGCTGGCCAGGGCAACGAAGTTGTCGCCGGTATCCCAGGCGCGCAGGGCCAGGCGCTGCGTCACGGCGTAGGCCGCTTCCCGCGTCAGCCCGCGGCGGGTGAGTTCTAGCAGCAGTGCGCCGGAAAAGGTGACCCCGCCCAGGCTTTCGAGATTGGCGCGCATGCGGTCGGCATCCACCACGAGGCCGGCGACCAGTTCGGTCGCTTTCGCTATCATGTAGTCCGTCAGAATGCAGCTATCCGGCAGGATGATGCGTTCGACACTGGAATGGGAAATGTCACGTTCGTGCCAAAGCGCGATGTTTTCGAGCGCCGCCTGGGCATTGGCGCGGAGAACCCGCGCCAGTCCACAGAGTTGTTCCGAGGTGATCGGATTCCGTTTGTGGGGCATGGCGGAAGAGCCTTTTTGTCCGGCTCCGAAGGACTCACGCGCCTCGCGGACTTCCGTTCGCTGAAGGTGCCGGACTTCGAGCGCCAGTTTTTCAATGCCGGCGCCAATCAGCGCCAGGACGGTCAGCAGTTCGGCATGGCGGTCGCGCTGGATGACCTGGGTGGAAATCGGCGCGGGGCGGAGTCCCAAGCGCGCACAGACGCGCGCTTCAACTTCCGGGTCGAGATGGGCAAAGGTGCCGACAGCGCCGGAAATCTTGCCAACGGCGACCGTCTGGCGCGCTTGCTGAAGTCGTTGCCGATTGCGCTGGGTGTCGGCGTAGTAGAGCGCCAGCACCAGACCAAAGGTGGTCGGTTCGGCGTGGACGCCATGCGTGCGTCCGATCATGACCGTATGCTTGTGTTCTTCGGCGCGCAACCTGAGCGCCTCGGCGAAGGCATCAAGCCGCCGCAGCAAGTGATCGCAGGCCTCACGCATGAGGATGGCGTTGGCCGTATCTACCACATCCGACGAGGTTAGCCCAAAGTGGACGTAGCGGGCCGCCGGGCCGATGTGCTCGGCTAGCGCCGTGGTAAAGGCAATGACATCGTGGCGGGTGGTTTGTTCGATGTCGGCAATGCGCTCGACCGTAAAGCGCGCCTTGGCACGAATCTCGGCCAGGGCTTCGGGCGGAATGACGCCCATCTCGGCGTGAACTTCACAGACGGCCAGTTCAACGGCCAGCCAGGTCTCGAAGCGGCGCTCATCGCTCCAGAGGGCGGTCATCTCGGGCAGGGAGTAACGCTTGATCATCGGTCGGTGACTCCGGGTGGCGGCGCAAGGCGGTGGGCCTCAAAGCGGCTCAGGCGTTCCCGCAGCGCCGCCGGGATGGGCAGCGCCGTTCGGGTCTGCGGATTGGCATTGACATACACGAGTTCGCCGCTGGTGAGGCAGGTTGTTTGGCGGTAAATGCCTAGGGCATAGGTCATGCTTGATCGTCCGAGGCGGGCACAGCGGACGCCGATGGTAATCAAGTCATCAAAGCCAGCCGGAGCGTGGTACTCAACTGTCGCCTTGACCAGAAAGAGGTCAGTGCCTTCCGTCGTGAAGTCTGCCGGGTAGGTCAGTCCGGCTGCGCGCCAGTATTCGGTCACGCCGACGTCGAAGTACGTCAGGTAATGGCCGTTGAAGACAACGCCCTGGGCGTCCACTTCTGCCCAGCGGACACGCAACGAATAGGTGAAGGAAAAGGCAGCGTCAAGCATAGGTCGGGTCTAGAGCCTGTGCCACTTGGCGAAGCCGTGTGGCGGAGCGACCGAAACCACCTCGGTCCAGGCGTGGCGCGGGTAGCGATCGCCCAGGGATTGGAGCGCGGCTAAACGCGCCAGCTCGGGGTGATTATTCTGCTGGCTGAGGTGAGCCAGAATGATATGGGCGGCTTGCCCGTCAAAGTCTTCGCGCAGGAAGCGCGCCATGGCGTCGTTTGACAGGTGTCCCAGGCGGCCGGCAATGCGCTGTTTGAGTTCCCAGGGGTAGTTCCCGGCCTGGAGCATGTCACGGTCGTGGTTGGCTTCCAGGACAAGCGCCTGGCAGCCGGTGAGGTGATGGGCGACGTGAGCCGGGATGTAACCTAAGTCGGTGACAACGGCCAGCTTGACGCCACCCGCCTGCGCGGTGAAGACAAATGGTTCGGCGGCGTCGTGGGGAACGGCAATGGGTGTCAGTGTGAGATCGCCGATCGTGATCGGCGCTTCCGCCGTGAGTGGGTCCGCCCAGCGGATGGCGGCCATGTCTTTTTCCTTGAAGCGAAGCTGCTGGCGGGTCGCCGGCGCGATGAAGACCGGCACGGCCAGGCGACGCGCCAGCACCGAGAGGCCGCCGACATGATCGGCATGCTCGTGGGTGATGACAATGGCGGTCAGGCGGGCCGGGTCGAAGCCAACGTCGGTCATGCGCTGCGCGAGCGCACGGGCGGAAAGGCCGGCATCCACCAGGACGGCCGCCCGGTCGGACGCAATTAGGGTTGCGTTGCCCGCGCTACCGCTGGCCAGAATGGTAAATCGCATGACATTTCAAGAAATGACTTGAACCGTTGAACGTGAAACATGGCGGGGAATATGGAGCCAGTCGGGTTGCAATCCGTAGCGCCCCAGGTTGCCCAGGGCAATGCCGGAACAGGTCTGTCCGGCGAAAAGATCATGGGCGAGGGCATGCAGCTCCAGGCGGGTAACGGAATTAATCTCCTGCTCTAGGTTTTTCTTACTAACTATCTGTCCAAAAAAGATTTCTTGGTATCCATTCTGATTGGCGCGGACGCTGCTGGCATCGTGTCCCAAGTGCAGGCTCATCAGATGTTGGGCCTTGGCCAACTCGACTTCATCGTCGGTCAGGTTGCCCTGCGCCACGTCGGCCAGTTCACGGATAATGGCTTTGACCGTCCGCTTGAGGTTGTGCGGGGCGACGGCGGCATAAATGAGGAACACCCCGGCGTCACGGTAGGCTGTTGCGTCAGCGTAAATGTGGTAGGCGAGTCCGGCTTCTTCCCGGATGCGCAGGAAGAGGCGTGAACTCAGCCCTCCGCCCAGAAGCGTTGCCAGGAGGGTGGAAGCCGTACGCTCTGGCGATTGGATGGCCGGGGCTGGAAGTCCAAGCAGGAGGTGCGCTTGCTCAAAGTCGGCGGCATGATTGAGACAGAATGTCGGCGCGCCGACAGGTGAGTCAAATGGTTGATTTACAGGGGGTTGAACGGAAGAGCGCGGGTTGATGGCGGATTGGCAATGGTCGAGGATGAGGTCGGTGTCAACCCGTCCGGCCACGGAAAGCACGAGTTGGTCGGGACGGTAGGCGAGTTGGTGAAACTGCCGCAGGCGATCCGGTGTCATGCGGCGCAGCGTGCGCGGCGTGCCTTCAATCGGCCGCCCCAGGGCGTGGCCGGGGAAGAAGTTTGCCAGGAACAACTCGAAGATAAACTCCTCTGGGCTGTCGGCAATCGTCTTCATTTCCTCGAGGATGACGGCGCGTTCGCGGATGAATTCCACTTCGTCAAAGCGCGGGGCCAGCAATAGGTCGGTCAGGAGGTCCAGGGCCGGTTGCAGGCAGGTGTCAATGGTTTGAATCTGGTAGTTGACACTTTCCATCATGGTCGCGGCCTCGATCTGTCCGCCGAGGCGGTCGCTTTCCATGGCAATCTGGCGGGTATCGCGGCGGTCGGTGCCCTTGAAAAGCATGTGCTCGACAAAATGGCTGATGCCGTTCAGGTTCGCCGCCTCATGGCGCGTGCTGATGCGGCCCCAGACCGACAGGGCCACTGAGCGCACATGGGCCATGGGTTCGACGATGAGCGTAAGTCCGCTTGGCAAGACCATCCGGCTCGGGCCACGGCGGCGCGGCCGGATGGTTGGGGCTGGGTTGCGGGTGAACTCGAGGGGTGAACGGGATGGAATGGATTTTTTCACAGGGCAATGGTGGTTGGTTTCGTGAGGGTCAGCCGAATGATGGTGCCTTGCGGAAGGCGGATGTCGTTGCCGCGCGTCAGCAGGACGCCGCCCAGCGCGCCGCCGCCCAGCGTCCCCGCCGCGGCCGCGCCACTTCCGCCACTCAGGATGATGATGCTTGAGCCAATGCCGCCCAGCCAGCCGCCGTTGATGGCATTCTGGACGGTCCGGCGGCCGCTGCGCCCGCCGGAGACCGTTCCATCGCGGTCGGCCCGGAGGCGGGCTTCATTGCCAATATCATCCACTGACACGACCACGGCCGCGATTTGCTGCTGGCCTAGGTCGGTGGTGACGGCATCAAAAACCATCTGGAGGCGGGCGGCCCGCTGAGGCATTTTGGCGGGGCTGATGGCCTCGATCGTGCCGCGCACCTCGGTGCCGCGCGGCAGAACCAGTGTCCCGTCGGCGAGGCGCACCGATTCCCGGAGCTGGGCCACCACTTCATCGCCGGGGCTGTTGATGCGGGTGTGGATGGGTGTCAGGAGTTCCAGCGTGAGCGGGGTGCCGGCCGGGAGCGTGATCCGGTCGTTTGGGGTGATGGCATAGGCGCGGGGGCGCGTGGGTGGGTCCTGTTGCGCGTGGATGACAAGGTTCCCACCGGTCAGGCCCAGCGCCAGTCCGAGGGCGAGTCCCATTGCCCGTGCATAACTGGTACCAAGGCGACTTCCGGGGTGATGCAGTGTGGTGTGCTGAGCTTGACGGCTTGTGGGTCGCATGGTGCAGCGCCTCCAAAGATAGGTTTCAATCGCGTTGGGATGGTTTAGATATGGCGTAAAAATTCTCGAATTCCACCGAGTTTGAGTTGAAAGAGTTCCTGTTCGTCGGGCGGGCAGAACGGCATCAGGTCAGCAATGAAAGCTTCGTAGAACACATCTGGGTTGAAGGCGGTGAGAACGCGCGACCGTTCGGCGTGGCGAATATCTTCAAGGGCCGCCAGGAGCATCTCGTTGAGCGGACGGTTGCGGTGGCTCACCTGGTTGTAGGCCCAGCCGGCGACGATTTCGGCGACTCGCTCGCGTGGCAGAGCGTACGGTGGCTCGGTGCGCAGGAGCAGGGAGAGTGAGTCGCTGACAATCAGTGGCGCTTTCTGGTCGTCGAGGTAAGCCAGCAAGTCATCAATCGCGGCATCTACCTCTGGATTGCCGGTTGGCTTGACCGGGTTAGGCAGGCGCTGGGCGGTGGGAGCGGCTTCGGGTGGTGGCAGCACTGGTGGAGGCGTGACCGCGCGGGTGGGTGACGGGAGTGGTCCGGTCGCTGCCACCGGGTAGCTGCCGGTCACGCGCGCAAGGCTTGGGGCGGCGGTGAAGCGTCCTGTGGTGCGCTGAAGGCGAGTTTGCATAGATTGCTGACGGAGATACTCAAAGCTCTGGACGATGTGACGGAAGACTTCGTTGATTTCCTGGCGCAGCGGAATGGGCGCGGTGAGGAAGCGATCCGGGTGAAAGCGGTCGGCGAGGCGGAGGTAGGCAAAGTTGATTTCCTCGACCGAGGCTCCAGCGGGAACATTGAGGATGGCGTTGGGATGATTGAGGCGAATGCGTGACCAGAGCGCGTCAAGTTCGGCGCGCAGGGCGGTGAAGTCCGGGCTGTAGGCGAGGTTGGCCTGCGATGCCGTGGCCGAGGTAGCGAGTGGGATGACCGGGCGCAGGGCGGCCGGAAGCTCGAGCTTGCCGGTATCGCGGGAGAGCG
It contains:
- a CDS encoding acyl-CoA thioesterase; the encoded protein is MLDAAFSFTYSLRVRWAEVDAQGVVFNGHYLTYFDVGVTEYWRAAGLTYPADFTTEGTDLFLVKATVEYHAPAGFDDLITIGVRCARLGRSSMTYALGIYRQTTCLTSGELVYVNANPQTRTALPIPAALRERLSRFEAHRLAPPPGVTDR
- the purB gene encoding adenylosuccinate lyase, giving the protein MIKRYSLPEMTALWSDERRFETWLAVELAVCEVHAEMGVIPPEALAEIRAKARFTVERIADIEQTTRHDVIAFTTALAEHIGPAARYVHFGLTSSDVVDTANAILMREACDHLLRRLDAFAEALRLRAEEHKHTVMIGRTHGVHAEPTTFGLVLALYYADTQRNRQRLQQARQTVAVGKISGAVGTFAHLDPEVEARVCARLGLRPAPISTQVIQRDRHAELLTVLALIGAGIEKLALEVRHLQRTEVREARESFGAGQKGSSAMPHKRNPITSEQLCGLARVLRANAQAALENIALWHERDISHSSVERIILPDSCILTDYMIAKATELVAGLVVDADRMRANLESLGGVTFSGALLLELTRRGLTREAAYAVTQRLALRAWDTGDNFVALASQDAEVQAYLTPSELHRLFDLNHQLRNVDAIFKRVFAPPVADDLPPPADRQAAANDAELF
- a CDS encoding aldehyde dehydrogenase family protein, which translates into the protein MPAQKASNKKASKTSPATYANYINGAWVAAQNGETFANHNPADAREVVGYFPNSTAEDIDAAVAAAADAYPRWRLVPPPKRAEYIFRVGEILIRDKEAISRDMTREMGKVLKETRGDTQEAIDMAYFVAGEGRRLHGQTTTSELTDKFAMTVRDAIGVCGLITPWNFPIAIPSWKILPAILCGNTVVIKPAEDTPLSVYRFVKAFEEAGLPPGVVNMVTGYGETAGAPLVTHPTIRLVSFTGSTQVGRIIATQAADKGKKCSLEMGGKNAILVMDDANLDLAVEGAVWGAFGTAGQRCTAASRLIVHKKVVKKFTQMLVERTKGLRLGNGLDPATDVGPVVNQDQLERVLNYIAIGRTQDKAKLLCGGERITDGDLAHGYFIAPTVFGDVAPNATIAQEEIFGPVTAVIPCQGFEDAIAIANGVGYGLSASIYTGDVNRAFQAMRDLETGICYVNAPTIGAEVHLPFGGVKGTGNGHREGGLQALDIFSEWKTLYVDFSGRLQKAQITD
- a CDS encoding MBL fold metallo-hydrolase: MRFTILASGSAGNATLIASDRAAVLVDAGLSARALAQRMTDVGFDPARLTAIVITHEHADHVGGLSVLARRLAVPVFIAPATRQQLRFKEKDMAAIRWADPLTAEAPITIGDLTLTPIAVPHDAAEPFVFTAQAGGVKLAVVTDLGYIPAHVAHHLTGCQALVLEANHDRDMLQAGNYPWELKQRIAGRLGHLSNDAMARFLREDFDGQAAHIILAHLSQQNNHPELARLAALQSLGDRYPRHAWTEVVSVAPPHGFAKWHRL
- a CDS encoding DUF4388 domain-containing protein, with amino-acid sequence MPETPQPSPTSTAPSKTPPGEMLSGETTPTTDPLPTTGSLTTTGVPDLLRRAYSERFTGELLLTRGAARKQIYLETGNIVFASSNQDEDRIGASLLRHGLITQADFDRVMAQTVEGKRFGQALVEAGIMSQRDLITNITFQVLDIIYSVFNWTTGSFEFIAGEQRVAEELKLKLTTASIILEGVRRIEDFGIIRRGLGDLNRFIAPSSSPLLRMQTMTLKPFERQLLELITQPLDLLHLLVVATTPPAVTLKSLFGLISAGVLEQTEPPTLSRDTGKLELPAALRPVIPLATSATASQANLAYSPDFTALRAELDALWSRIRLNHPNAILNVPAGASVEEINFAYLRLADRFHPDRFLTAPIPLRQEINEVFRHIVQSFEYLRQQSMQTRLQRTTGRFTAAPSLARVTGSYPVAATGPLPSPTRAVTPPPVLPPPEAAPTAQRLPNPVKPTGNPEVDAAIDDLLAYLDDQKAPLIVSDSLSLLLRTEPPYALPRERVAEIVAGWAYNQVSHRNRPLNEMLLAALEDIRHAERSRVLTAFNPDVFYEAFIADLMPFCPPDEQELFQLKLGGIREFLRHI
- a CDS encoding dienelactone hydrolase family protein, which gives rise to MAGQRTELTANNLTVAGYLSVPATGGPGVIVLQEWWGLVPHIEAVADRFAEAGYVAFAPDLYDGQATTSPDEAGKLMMALNIGETATKLRAVVHALLAHPATAGHPKVGVIGFCMGGQLALYAACENPEIGACVDFYGIHPNVKPNFANLSAPVLGLFAEKDAFVTPEAVAGLRSELDQHGKTYEFDTYPGTDHAFFNDTRPEVYHADAAYDAWDRVLRFFRANLS
- a CDS encoding M16 family metallopeptidase codes for the protein MKKSIPSRSPLEFTRNPAPTIRPRRRGPSRMVLPSGLTLIVEPMAHVRSVALSVWGRISTRHEAANLNGISHFVEHMLFKGTDRRDTRQIAMESDRLGGQIEAATMMESVNYQIQTIDTCLQPALDLLTDLLLAPRFDEVEFIRERAVILEEMKTIADSPEEFIFELFLANFFPGHALGRPIEGTPRTLRRMTPDRLRQFHQLAYRPDQLVLSVAGRVDTDLILDHCQSAINPRSSVQPPVNQPFDSPVGAPTFCLNHAADFEQAHLLLGLPAPAIQSPERTASTLLATLLGGGLSSRLFLRIREEAGLAYHIYADATAYRDAGVFLIYAAVAPHNLKRTVKAIIRELADVAQGNLTDDEVELAKAQHLMSLHLGHDASSVRANQNGYQEIFFGQIVSKKNLEQEINSVTRLELHALAHDLFAGQTCSGIALGNLGRYGLQPDWLHIPRHVSRSTVQVIS
- a CDS encoding DegQ family serine endoprotease is translated as MVHYQTIVATDQPAPPTQRPGAFLANFQVKPWLAAGALLTTTLLGGIGGAMTTRWLSPPDTPPSPPPITSRAGEALPAASFSSIVKATLPAVVNISTTRTTRGQVDPGFDLPFFPDIFGPAPRRQPTNSLGSGVVVSADGYILTNHHVVDGASDIKATFADGRVLKAKLIGTDPKTDVAVLKVDENNLPAIPLGDSNQVEVGDFALAIGNPFDLGQTVTFGIVSALGRGNLGIETYEDFIQTDAAINPGNSGGALINLQGQLIGINTAIIARGAQGNQGIGFAVPVNMARLVMEQLVTKGRVVRGYLGVTLQDLNEALAKQFGVQNQRGVVITDVAPDSPARQAGLQPGDVILEFNGQPVRDLRTLRLTVAQTPPGTTVKLKLLRDKAPREVSAKLDELPEDQPLAKAPDDDAPRANAPTGSALAGVTVGDLSPTLRSRLNLSSGVIVRAVRPDSAAAEAGLQRDDIILQVNQQPVTSPAAFDAAVRQSQGEVLLRIYRGGVNLFLVVPRGGRD